One segment of Theobroma cacao cultivar B97-61/B2 chromosome 9, Criollo_cocoa_genome_V2, whole genome shotgun sequence DNA contains the following:
- the LOC18588034 gene encoding probable protein phosphatase 2C 72, which yields MGICISVASSEIHEAEDCQENVVYLAENIASIGIQGLGSLYSRQGSKGLKQDAAILYQDYGMEGGALCGVFDGHGKNGHIVSNKVRNRLPSLLLSQKNALATMKTSADHKNFQDQVADLKSGSVLSKDLLKWQEACISAFKVMDKEIKLQENLDCSTSGTTAVVVVRQGEDLMIANLGDSRAILGTTTANGIKAVQLSTDLKPGLPSEAERIRSCNGRVLALKEESHIQRVWLPHEDSPGLAMSRAFGDFLLKNHGIIAIPDVFYHHLTPNDQFIVLATDGVWDVLNNSQVASIVMEAESEQAAARAVVEAATASWKKKFPSSKVDDCTVVCLFLQKKQHPSFLPAET from the exons ATGGGAATCTGCATATCCGTTGCATCTTCAGAGATTCATGAGGCTGAAGACTGCCAGGAAAATGTTGTCTACTTGGCAGAAAACATTGCTTCTATAGGAATTCAGGGACTTGGCTCTCTTTACTCTAGGCAGGGAAGCAAAGGACTGAAACAGGATGCTGCCATCCTTTATCAG GACTATGGAATGGAAGGTGGAGCTCTTTGTGGAGTTTTTGATGGTCATGGAAAGAATGGTCACATAGTGAGCAATAAGGTGAGAAACCGGTTGCCATCACTCTTGCTAAGCCAAAAGAATGCTCTAGCAACGATGAAGACATCAGCAGATCACAAGAATTTCCAGGATCAAGTAGCAGATTTAAAGAGTGGATCGGTACTAAGCAAGGATTTGCTTAAATGGCAAGAGGCTTGCATCAGTGCCTTCAAGGTGATGGACAAGGAGATTAAGCTTCAAGAGAATTTGGACTGCTCTACCAGTGGAACCACTGCTGTTGTTGTTGTGAGACAG gGTGAAGATCTTATGATTGCAAACCTTGGCGATTCAAGGGCGATTCTAGGAACAACAACAGCAAATGGTATCAAGGCTGTTCAATTATCTACTGATTTGAAGCCTGGTTTACCCA GTGAAGCCGAACGAATCAGGAGTTGCAATGGAAGGGTACTTGCTTTAAAGGAAGAATCGCATATCCAGCGTGTGTGGCTGCCCCATGAAGATTCTCCAGGCCTGGCCATGTCTCGAGCTTTTGGAGACTTCCTACTCAAGAACCATGGAATAATCGCAATCCCTGACGTCTTCTATCACCACCTTACTCCAAACGATCAATTCATTGTTCTTGCAACAGATGGG GTATGGGATGTGCTAAACAACAGCCAAGTTGCCTCCATAGTGATGGAGGCAGAGAGTGAGCAGGCAGCCGCAAGAGCAGTGGTGGAGGCAGCTACCGCCTCATGGAAGAAGAAGTTTCCATCTTCAAAAGTAGATGACTGTACCGTGGTTTGCCTCTTCCTCCAAAAGAAGCAACATCCAAGTTTCTTGCCTGCGGAGACTTAA